Within Coregonus clupeaformis isolate EN_2021a chromosome 20, ASM2061545v1, whole genome shotgun sequence, the genomic segment gacatctgctgatgtaaaaaggcctttataaatacatttgattgattgattgagttagATGTGTATATGAACTGtatgggctggtttcccagacactgattaagcctagtcctggactaaaaagcatggcAAATGGAGAATCTCTaaacttaatctgtgtccggggaACCTCCCCTATGAGTATAGGTTTGTTCATATTGATGTTTGTGTGTGCAGGCGTATTCTCTGGTGGACAGGGAGGTGGGTTACTGCCAGGGCAGTGCCTTCATCGTGGGCCTGTTGCTCATGCAGGTAACGTCTCTTCAGCAGCCCTCTAGTCTAGACATCCCCCTCTCTTGCTATCACTCTACGTTGTGCTAAATACGGAATTGTCCTGATTCTACCCTTTTTCCCTTGCTTATATGAATAAATTACCTCTGAGCTCCTGATTagtgcgaacacacacacacacacacacacacacacacacacacacacacacggcctgaCCCTGTCTCTCCTGTGGCCCTCTAGATGCCAGAGGAGGAGGcgttctgtgtgtttgtgcgtctGATGCAGGAGTACCGTCTGAGGGAGCTGTTCAAACCAACCATGGCTGAGCTAGGCCTCTGTATCTACCAGTTTGAATACTTGCTGCAGGTAAATAAACTCTGTCTTTATTCATCTCCATATGTCACGCTGGCCAATGTAGAAGGttgtatgcgtcccaaatggcaccttattccctataaagtgcattacttttgaccagggccaataggtcaaaagtagtgcactatgtagggaatacagTGCTATTTAGGACGCATCTATTGACAAATAAACTAAAAACCTTAAGGGCCTGGCAGGTGTCTGGGATTGAAATGATTGGTTTACCTCAAACATGTCTAGTTGTACCTAGGTTCATATACAGTGTACTGTAGTTGGGGAATAAGCACAGATATTGCAATGATAAAGTTGTCCACTATGGGGCAGCAAATAGATTCATACAGCACAGACTTGAGCTAGGTTAGTCCTTACATTTAAAAGTACCACTTTGAAACCATTATGGATTTGTAGCTGAACTAAAATCCCTATTAACGCTTCCTtccctctcgttccctctcttcccttctttcccttcctcttcctctcatccACCCTTTTCCAttcctcttttccctctctttccttatCCCAACAGGAGCAGCTCCCGGAGCTGAACgttcacttccgttctcagagTTTCCACACCTCCATGTACGCCTCCTCCTGGTTCCTCACTCTCTTCCTCACCTTCCTCCCCATGCCCGTCGCCACGCGCATCTTTGATATCTTCATGTACGAGGTAAGAGACTCACCACTGGTGTCTTATAGGTGAGTGTGAGAACGTGTTTGGGTGAACATATACTTAGAAAACATAAACATAGTGGATCTAATATACATTATGtctgatttattttaattttgtaaCCTTTATTTCCAGGTTGTTCTCCTTAAGATAAAATCTCTTCTACAAGAGAATCTTGTGATCTAGTACTGTGTGTGTTGAATTGAACTTTCATTCCCTGTCTTCAGGGTCTGGAGATTATATTTCGTGTGGGCATGGCCATTCTGCAGTACAACCAGACTGACCTCATCCAGCTGGACATGGAGGGCATGTCCCAGGTAACAACCACTAGCcccccataggactctggtcaaaagtagtacacaatatatggaatagggtgcatcACATAAAGGGCactacagcagggttccccagTAGGCTGTTTCACCATTAAATAATCCAGCTTTAAGGGACCAAATTCGGCCCGCGGGTgcttttatttggccccccaagttgagttttttttaatttaaaaaataataatattacttTTCTTTCTTGGGCATAAAAGACTGTAGAATCACCAGAAAATGAGCTCAaaatgattttaatttaggaaatctgttcccaagtattcccatggATAAATAGAGGCATATGTGATTGTATtaaaatgtaatcaaggtttgaaattataaTTGTTTTGTCAAGTACTATATCCGTTCTTGCGGTCAAtgtgcagtgtacaaattatttataactatgttccggccccccgccCATCCGCTCAAGGAAAAATCGGCCCACAGCTAAATCTAATTGGGGACCCCTGCACTATAGTATAAGTCATGAATTATCAATGTAGATAGACACAAGACTTGCTGcaagcaagaaaaacaaaaaaagtgGAATTAACCACTGTATAAACATATGGGCATTTGTGAAGGGTCTTTACTTCAATTGTCATGTGATTACCTATACTGGACGTATTATTCTCGTTCATAGTGTATTAACAGGACATATTCTCGTTCATAGCGTATTAACAGGACATATTCTCGTTCGTAGCGTATTAACAGGACATATTCTCGTTCGTAGCGTATTAACAGGACATATGCTCGTTCATAGTGTATTAACATATTATTTTTCATAGTTTATTATATGGAGCTCTAACCATGTCTTTGCCTTCTCTCACAGCACTTCCAGAAGGTGATCCCCCACCAGTTTGACAGCTGCCCAGACAAGCTGATCCTGAGGGCCTACCAGGTTAAATACAACCCCAAGAGGATGAAGAAGTAGGTTCTGCATCTGATCATATATTAGAATAACAATACTGGCTTTAGTGTGTAGACTACAGTTGATATGGCCTAATGGGACCTGGTTTGTGGTGTTATTACTATACAAAGCATGCTTTTAGTTTAAGATTAGATTCGTTTCAGTTTTATTTGCACATAGTCAAATACATAAATGTACAATGGAAACATATTGTATGAATCTAACTCTGCTAAAATGCTTTTATTTGCCAGGTTGGAGAAAGAGTACACCACAATCAAGAACAAAGAGATGGAGGAGCAGATAGAgattaaggtgtgtgtgtgtgtgtgtgtgtgtgtgcatgtctaacTTCTTCTTCTTAATATATTAATAGGCCAACAGAAAAAACGTTTTTCTGTTTTACCTTGTATAATGACTAACACAGTTTCCTAACTGTCTCTCTACTCGTcttaaatacaaaaaaaaaatccacagaGGTTACGCACAGAGAACAGGCTTCTGAAGCAAAGGATTGAGACATTGGAGAAGGTAAGAGATGGAAACTTGGCTTCGAGTCAGACACTCACTTTAGCGCTTATGTGAATAAGGTTGATGATGTACAATAAAACACAGCCAGAAACATATGAAGCTAAAATATAGCCATGCCAACTAATACTTATATCCTGTCACATTTACAGAATAAGTGAGGTTACTTAAGTTGTGAATGTACCTAAGGACAGAGATCATGTCTGTTGATTTTGTGTGCGTGAGTGGATGATTTAAATTGATGGGCCTTATTCTAGACCGGAGCCACTAAGTCTCTCCTTCTTTTCCAAGTACTCTGGCTTTTCTTTTCCCACTTTCTTCTCTCCTGTTGTTCTCTGAGTAAAGCTTTTTGTCTTTCTGTTCTCTTCTTTATTCcttctctcacacaaacacactgccgCTCTTTCACTCTATATTATCgatttctctctcaccctctcttccccttctcttATTTATTTCCTGTTGTCATATTTCCGTTACTCGTTCGCCCTGTTCGCCCATTGCTTATCTTCCTCTTTATTTCTTCCTATTCTTTCCTTTTCCTCCTttccttttctcttccttttcttatcctcttcttcctctccttcatcGGTGTTGTAGGAAAGTGCTGCTCTAGCAGACAGGCTGATACAGGTACAGTACTGGAaaaccatctctcctctcctcctctcacacctTCCTTCCTCCTGCACTTCCTCTCTCCGTCTCCTTGACAGTGACCAATCAATGCCTGACTTCTGCATGAGAgaatgtttgtttgtctgtccgTCAGACCATGCTCCCCCTTCACCGCATGTGCATCTGTGTGTCCATGGCAGGAGCTCTAATACTAAGGCCTACAGCCCTGCATGAGGCATGTGGAAACACAGGTGTACCCAAGGCACTGTTTTAGGCCCTTTGTCATTTATTAGGATAGAAATGTCTTTGTAGGGTAATTACAACCTAATAGGATAGGATACAGAAGAGCCATTTATATTCTACTCTGTCAACTCCTAATATCTAACCTCAATAGTGAAAGTGTTAACGCTAAGCCCCAATTCCCTCTAAATTCAAACCAACGTTGTCGATACCCCCCAGACACATTCCCTATAACTGACACGGCCCCCTCTGGTCTCTGACCCTCTATCTTAACTATTCCAGGGTCAGGTGACGCGGGCGCAGGAGGCTGAGGAGAACTACGTGATCAAGCGGGAGCTGGCGGTGGTGAGGCAGCAGTTCAGCGTGACCAGCCAGAACCTGGAGAAAGCCCAGGACACCATCGGAGAACTGCAGCGGGAGAAGGTAAGGAATGATCTGGAGTCAGTGTGGGTGAGATATTGGGATGCTGCAGGGGCAGGGACTCAGATGTAGAACTGATCTAGAGTCAGGCTTTGATGAACGGTGCACCCGTCTTTCGCTAAGAGATTATGAGTAAAAAACTATATTGCAATGGGTAACAAGTTCTAAAAAGGTACAAATTGACAACAAAAGAAATGTGATGCGCCAGTGACTGGTATGGAAAATTACAAGCACTAGGCTGTATAGTCAGTGGTTGCccttgtggttgttgtttttcttgTTTGGGGAACTGACTCATTCTGATGGTCTTCTGCTCGTAAAATATCAACATAATTTTTTGCGAATTTGACTTGTCATTTCAAAAATAGTTACATTCTAAATCGATGATGCTGAGAAATTCTTCGGCTAAAAAAATAAAGGCTGGTGTTGGCGAGAACGGGGAAGTGTCAAAGTGAATTTCCCCAAACCAGTTTGTGTTGAGTTGTGAACTCAATCTGGCCAGAGTGACACAGTTAGTGGCTGTTGGATGATGCAAACTATCGGTCTGCATCATAATTAAGTGTCAAAATATGTATTGGCCGTGTATATACAATTTATAGAAAATATGTCTAGAAGTCAACTGCTGCAGTGCATGCGTGTTATTCTGGCCTTTTGCTATTCATACCATGTAACATAATAACAACGTGTTTTTTAAACAGTTCAGTGTAACTCCGTGTATGGATGTTCGTGATTTGTAAGTTCAGGATCAAGTTTCATTGTAAGTGTAGGGTAGCACTTTGATGATAGTGGACAGGCTGGTAAACACTTTCTTAGTTTCTCTTTATGGATCTTATCTGAAAATGTAAAATACAGAAACTGAATCACTACCAAAGTAACCCGTTTGACGCTCACGTACAGTAAATCTGGGTGTGTTTTAGTATGGTGTTGCTTGTCAATGTATTGACTGTTTCTAATGTAGAGTCATTGCTTTCAGTTGCCAGTAGAGAAACATCGTacattataaataaaataaaatgttatttgtcacgtgccgaatacaacgggtgtagaccttacagtgaaatgcttacttacaagcccttaaccaacaatgcagttaagaaaatagagttaagaaaatatttactaaataaactaaagtttaaaaaaagtaacacaataaaataacaataacgaggctatatatacatggggtactggtaccgagtcaatgtgcgggggtacaggttagtcgaggtaattgaggtaatatgtacatataggtaggggtaaaatgactaggcataggtaataaacagcgagttgcagcagtgtaaaaacaaagggggggtcaatgcaaatagtccgggtggccatttgattaattgttcagcagtcttatggcttgggggtagaagctgttaaggatccttttggacctagacttggcgcttcggtaccgcttgccgtgtggtagcagagagaacagtctatgacagtcggtgatcaggcctaccactgttgtgtcgtcagcaaacttaatgatggtgttggagtagtgcttggccacgcagtcgtgggtaaacCGGGAGTGTACAGGAGGGAACTaggcacgcacccctgaggggcccccgtgttgagaatcagcgtggcatttgtgttgttgcctacccttaccacctgggggcggcccgtcaggaagtccaagatccagttgcagagggaggtgtttagtcccagggtccttagcttagtgattagctttgtgggcactatggtgttgaacgccgagctgtagtcaatgaacaacattctcacataggtgttccttttgtccaggtgggaaagggcagtgtggagtgcgattgagattgtgtcatctgtggatctgttggggcactTCATAGCTAccaacgtgagtgctacgggcggtagtcattgtATAGAGTTTGACGTTTGACCTGTTTGAAATCCATAGTGTTATAACATTGTGTTCACCCAGGGCTGGTGTTGTATTAGCCAGTTGTATGTGCCATCTAATGTATAGGTGTAGACAGACAGCCATGGTGAGGTGGACAATAGTGTGATATTGAAAgcgtagacagacagacaatgccTGTAGTCCAGCTGGGACAGCACAAAAGGGGTTCAGTTAGTCGTTTTTTGACcccttctccccaatttcgtgatattcaATTAGTAGTTAGTGTTGTTCCATCGCTGCCACtcccgctgcgccactcgggaggccgggGTTCGGTTATTCTATTGTAGCTATGTTTTGGCAGCTGTGTGTCGCCTgtccttgtgtgtttgtgtgtgttgtatgcTACAGCAACACTGAATGCTCCTCTGTGACTTTGCCTCAAGGTGCGCTGCATCATGTGTGCAGCATGTCGTTTTTTTAAAGTCGTTTTTGTCTATTCAAACACGTGTTTGTCAGTTAGTGCTTGAATCCGTTTTGAATGCAAGTCCCCAACTACGGCAAAAACAAAAGATGACGATATGTTTCTGTTACTAAATGTGTCAGGAACCACAACTCTTTCTACAGACGTTGGTTTCACagtttcaattcaaagggctttattggcatgggaaacatatgtttacattgccaaagcaaatgaaatagataataaacaaaagtgaaataaacagaaatgaacagtaaacattacactcacaaaagtttcaaaggaatagagacatttcaaatgtcatattatggctatgtagtATTTTAACAATGTGCAGTTTCTCTTCACACTAATTACACTCATTCACCATGTGAAGAATAGGGTGTGTGAGAGTTCACACGTCTCGACATTATTTCCTtgactgtctcctcctcctccatcagtCTTTCAACACACAGTGAACTAGGTTTAGATCTACTAGTATTGGGGCCATGGAGAGAATCAGTAGTAtaggtgtgtgtggtgttgttGCTATGGAATTGGAGTTTCAGGTGTGGTCAGATAGTGTGTTGTGCCTCCGATGACTAGCCTGAGTATATTACCAAGCCAGAACTCTCACACCCCCAcctctcacttctctctcacATTGAAACTGAGTGGGTACTTTAATTCACAAAGAAAGAAAGGCTTTTATGCCATGCATACACCTACAAATATATTGGTTTCTCACTCTCTTAGTCTGTCCCAACTTtatctctcaccatctctctctgtctcttctctctgaaaTGCATCTAGTGAGAAACGGCCATGTTTTCGGGTTGGTTGCAGTCTTTGCCCACCACATCCCTTCTGTCCATCCCACCACAACTATCGCAGCCACAGCTACACAGAGCTGTACTCCACATCTCCTTTTAGTACATCACTCATTTATCAGCTTGGGTGTACACAAATGAGGTGAATCCACCTCGTGGATACACTGATAGACTGAGCGGTTCCCATATCCTGCCATTTAGACAATCTTCTgacccaatcaatcaatcacatgtaTTTTAAAAAGGCATTTTTACATTAGCAGTcgcaaagtgctatacagatacccagcctaaatcCCCAAAGAGAAAGTGATGCAGAAgtacagtggctaggaaaaactccctagaaaggcaggaacctaggaagaaacctagagaggaaccagtctCTGAGGGTTGGCCCAGTCCTCTTCTGACTTTGCTGGGTGGATGATCTTTATCTTCTGATGCCTTAGTACACAGAGTAGTTTGTGATTGGTTGGTATGTGTAGTGTCAGTTTGGTATTGGTCCCAGTGTGTTGTCTCAGTTTATAATTGGTCCATGTGTTGTGTCTCAGTACACAGAGCAGTTTGTGACCGGTCTGCAGACGCAGCTGGAGCAGTCCCGGCTGCAGGAGGCGGAGCTACTGGGAGCCCTCAAAGAGATGCAGGACAAAGTACTGGACCTAGAGAAGGTAAGAGAACAcacctgtgcgtgtgtgtgtgtggttgtatcTGTGTGTTTCATATCTTCATCGTGTGCATTCCAGAGAAGCAGCTCTCTGCCTGATGAGAACAACGTGGCCCAGCTGCAGGATGAGCTGAAGCTGGTGAAGCTCAGAGAGCTGGAGACACTGCACTCCTTCAGAGAGATGCAGGACACGGTGACCGAGCTCAACCAGCGCTGGCAGGTAAGTAACACACCACAGAGGTCTGTACATTAGGGAACGTAAGGCTTTAGAAGGGGAGAGCATAGTAAAGTTGACTAGAAGAACAGTGTTTATGTAACAGTATCTGTGCCTTTCCTCGCCCCAACCTgggtttgaaccagggaccctctgcacacctCAACAGTCAACCTCGAAGCATcgttacccatcgctccacaaaaagggaaacaactacttcaaggtctcagagcgagtgacatcACTGATTGAAACTCTACCAGCGCGCAccgcaaactagctagccatttcacaccggttacactcaccccctTTGACCTActccttttccgcagcaaccaaTGATccaggtcaacagcatcaatgtaacagtgttgcttctgtccctctcctagCCCCAACCTgggtttgaaccagggaccctctgcacacattgacaacagTCAGCATcgttacccatcgctccacaaaagctgcgGCCCTTGCACAGCAATGGAAAcgactacttcaaggtctcagagcgagtgacgtcaccgctaactagctagccatttcacaccggttacatttAGTGGTAGGTAGATTAATAGATCTACTAGTGAATCAACAAGATTACAGTGGAGTCATCATACCATAAAAGGATGAAGGATACATTCAGCAAACCTCTACTCTCTGTCACCACTCAGACATGAAAGTAATCCCAAAGATGTAAACCAGCAGGGgcacaagaaagagagagatagatggagaacCTATGCACCATGGTTGTGGCTCTCTAACCTGTTCTTCGTCtcggttcctctctctctctccagcaccACATGTCAAAAAGCGGTGGGGTTGGAGGTCACTGGAAGGAATCCCCCAAGAAGAACGCCCTGAACGAGCTGCAGGACAAGCTGATGGGGGTGCGTCTGAGAGAGGCCCAGGCCCAGGCTGAACTCAGGGAGGTCAAACTCAAAGCCATACAGCTGGAGAGCCAGGTCAGTGGAGTAACACTATGGTGAAATACTTTAGCCTgatctcagatctgtttgtgctatattATTGATTTAGTCTGTTCCCAGGTCTGTTGCACgtaacaatgaccataggagttggcaagacggcaGAAGCAGTTCTGGGACCAGCCTAGGGAAATGCATTGTGTTGGATCACATTTCTAATAGATATTTTCATTAGGCCTAAATGACTAGGGGGTAATTCATACATCAAATACTGTGTGGAAATGATAGATAAATTCCAAGGACAAATAGTGTGACATTATATGACATTGTGAAAGGACAATGCAGTATAAAAGTGGTAAGGAAGATACATTGACTGTCTCATCTTTTTGATTTATGAAAAGTACCTTGCTCAGTGTTTTAACATTCAGTTCCACACTCATGTTTCTCACCCTGATGAGTGAGATGTTTGTTGTGGTGGATTATTCACAGCtctatacaacaacataggcgcacacacacacattttctttacagttcatcactttGGGCCTCAGAttggcatttattgggatgactcatgtactggaggcagctctgtagaggggtcactagctggcacagccacagtcataaaagcagatttgaaacctaaccttaaattaagactaaaaagctcatttttgttttcatttttgtttataatatagccaattttgactttgcagcctgcccatctagtggaaatcgctcagctctgcctccaggacaagattcatcccaataaacgtcaacctgctttTGGGTCTTAATGTAACTTGACAAGCGTGTGCATAACTCAGTTTCACATAAATAATGCATTGATGTCAACGGGTGATTTGAGTGTGTGGAAGTACAAGTTGTTCATTTCTCAAATTAGCTTTCTGTTACAAACTTGATTATTTCTTGTTGAAACACTTAGACAGAGGCAGACAACTAATATCATATACATTACATTAAAATACTTGTAATTTCACAGACGCTAATCCAGAGTGACTAATTACGCTTTCAGCCTTCTGACAGTGTCCCCACTCTCTCTTCACCTTCAGAACCAGATTCATGGCAAGCTGATTGGGCGCCATGAGGTGGAGAGCGCCGCCCTGCAGGAGAGGCTGCAGCAGCTGGCAGGCCAGAACAAGGGGCTGCAGGCCCAACTCACCGAGATGAAGAGGAAACAGGCTGAGCTCGACTGCAAGGTGGGGGAGAGGCAGAGGATGGAGGTAGCCAATGGTAGCATTGATATGTGTGGGATAAGTGGGCTGCAAGGTAAGACGGGAAAGGGAGAGGAAGATGcagaaagagggagggatggatggaagtgggaggagagggggagtggagaaGGTATGGGGCGGATGGAGGAAGGTAGTGGAGTAAGTGGACTGACTGCCAGGTGAGAAgatggtgggagggagagaggtgggtaaAGGAGAGGGTGGGGGGAAATGGAAGCAGTCAAGGGTGACATTAATAagtgggctgtgtgtgtgaggctgCAATTCAAACAGACGCTATTGCACAACTAGATGGACTAGTGGCTTTCACTCAGGCTTTGCACCAGAGGTGATTTTTCTCATTCTGTCTTTATCTTTTCtgttctacctctctcttccctctctctgtagagtaaagaggaggtgatggcggtgcGCTTGCGGGAGGCTGACAGCATGGCTGCCATGGCTGAGCTCAGACAGAAGATAGCTGAGCTGGAGATACAGGTGTGGTGTTTGTATACAGATCTAAACTTGACTTTCATATTGACTGGATGTCATTGTCAAGTGTATTTAGATTTCTTCTGGGTGGTATGTGTGCATTGGAGAGATCGTCTTCCCTGATTCTTTGGCGTTGACTGTTCGGTTGCGTACGTGAGTTTGTGTGTCTCATCCCCCTATCCCTGTGTCCTACAGAAGGAGGAGGGTCTGATCCAGGGTCAGCTGAACCACTCTGACTCCAGGCAGTATATCACCCAGCTTCGAGACCAGATCGGAGAGCTCAAGAACgaggtcacacacacatttaacattttagtcatttagcagacactcttatccagagcaacttgcaGTAGGGACTTCATACATTTGCATAGTTTTTTTTGGttctggtcccctgtgggaatggaacccacaaccctggcgttgcaagcgcaatgctctaccaactgagccacacgggaccacccccacacacaccagtAAAAGCTGGGGTTAGTTTAGCCATTGAAACCCAGCTACATGTGAATCAGATCCCCTCATGCTTTTTGTATTTCTCTGAAATGATAGATGTTGGTCGCCACATGAAGCTTGACATACTAGAATCTACCTTTCTTGCAATCAGGGAACACTGGCCTTCCTTTGTATGACATTTCCAACCAAAAAACAGACATACCCCttcaaaaccccagacctcagaaAGAGAGCGATGAATGCGTGTGAGAACTAGACAACACTGATTCTCACATacttaaaaacacacacacacacaaacacagctgaACCACGCTATACACTTGCTCATTCAGAGAGAGGCTATGCGTGACAAGGATGTCAGAGGAGGGAGTGATGACACTGCCTTGCCCTTTTCTGTTCACTAGTTCTTAGAGTGCATACTGTAGGTTATATTCATCATATGGAGCCTTTCCGTAAAGAGTACCGAAATATTCATGACAAAGTCGAAATTAGCAAGCAGTAATTTTCCGGTCTCAAAATTCCTAGCAATTCAACTGAGTTACTGTGTATTAAAATATGGTTCAAGTTTAGAAATGAGAAATTCACCTTCAGAAGGCACAACAGGCATCTATTTAGCAAATTAATTCATGTTTTGGTGTTGGACCGTATCATAACTAGAGATTCACATGTTTTTTTAGTAACTTCAAGTTATGATTTTAAAGTGCTTGTCATGCCAATGACTTTTAAATATTCTGATTTGTCCCTGAACAATATGATTCATTTCAACATAGTACAGTATTGATACACTTCGGAAAGGGCTGAACTAGAATCAGATCTGTTTTTCCCAGACAGCATAGTGTACATGATTGAGCTCTGCTGTACACCGAGacagaagaggaagaggtgggcGAGTGCCTAGTCATAGTGTTCCTATTGGTTAACCACTACCCTCCCCCTCCTACCAGCCTAATTCAATACAAATCTCAGAGTTTTCTGTAAGTACTGAATCAGTGTGGTatctacacatgcacacacacatacgctcacacagacacacacgtactTGCTGAAGCGGAGACCGGCTGTGGCTTGTCACGCAAGGGACACCTACTACACGTCATTGATGCAGGTTTCATATGtgatcgcacacacacacactggtgaaaTGGTTGGTGCTTCAGCAGGTTCTTTCATAGTAAAACAGACTTAAATCTGTACTGGCAGCTGAAAATCCACAGGCAATCTGACTTTCTGTAAAGCTTATCGACAGACCTTCTCAacctatttacagttgaagtcggaagtttacatacaccttagccaaatacatttaaactcagtttttcacaattcctgacatttaatcctagcaaacattccttgtcttaggtcagttaggatcaccactttattttaagaatgtgaaatgtcagaataatagtagagagaatgatttatttcagcttttatttctttcatcacattcccagtgagtcagaagtttacatacactcaattagtatttggtagaaatgcctttaaattgtttaacttgggtcaaacgtttcgggtagccttccacaagcttcccacaataagttgggtgaattttggcccattcttcctgacagagctggtgtaactgagtcaggtttgtaggcctcgctcacacacgccttttcagttctgcccacacattttctataggatggaggtcagggctttgtgatggctactccaataccttgactttgttgtcctgaagccattttgccacaactttggaagtatgcttggggtcattgtccatttggaagacccatttgcgaccaagctttaacttcctga encodes:
- the evi5l gene encoding EVI5-like protein isoform X2; translation: MSTPSGSPEREGSTGGPNQLECPPSSPPGMDHSMGSPLLSPDSSCQDAMLSAPAASPADSESLSPDELELLAKLEEQNRLLEADSKSMRSMSGSRRNSGSSLVSSSSASSNLSHLEEDTWILWGRIVNEWDEWRRKKDKLLKELIRKGIPHHFRAIVWQLLGNATDMPVKNQYSELLKMSSPCEKLIRRDIARTYPEHEFFKGQDSLGQEVLFNVMKAYSLVDREVGYCQGSAFIVGLLLMQMPEEEAFCVFVRLMQEYRLRELFKPTMAELGLCIYQFEYLLQEQLPELNVHFRSQSFHTSMYASSWFLTLFLTFLPMPVATRIFDIFMYEGLEIIFRVGMAILQYNQTDLIQLDMEGMSQHFQKVIPHQFDSCPDKLILRAYQVKYNPKRMKKLEKEYTTIKNKEMEEQIEIKRLRTENRLLKQRIETLEKGQVTRAQEAEENYVIKRELAVVRQQFSVTSQNLEKAQDTIGELQREKYTEQFVTGLQTQLEQSRLQEAELLGALKEMQDKVLDLEKRSSSLPDENNVAQLQDELKLVKLRELETLHSFREMQDTVTELNQRWQHHMSKSGGVGGHWKESPKKNALNELQDKLMGVRLREAQAQAELREVKLKAIQLESQNQIHGKLIGRHEVESAALQERLQQLAGQNKGLQAQLTEMKRKQAELDCKSKEEVMAVRLREADSMAAMAELRQKIAELEIQKEEGLIQGQLNHSDSRQYITQLRDQIGELKNEIRQLRGQRSKFAPSSRDGGGGYPDLCLASPSSAGVDYLSSDEDLLPSPIPPDAMYPALPHPHPSARLDSEGSTDSEAEAHPDHPHHGPSQQLYTSMVCAEVLDN
- the evi5l gene encoding EVI5-like protein isoform X1, coding for MSTPSGSPEREGSTGGPNQLECPPSSPPGMDHSMGSPLLSPDSSCQDAMLSAPAASPADSESLSPDELELLAKLEEQNRLLEADSKSMRSMSGSRRNSGSSLVSSSSASSNLSHLEEDTWILWGRIVNEWDEWRRKKDKLLKELIRKGIPHHFRAIVWQLLGNATDMPVKNQYSELLKMSSPCEKLIRRDIARTYPEHEFFKGQDSLGQEVLFNVMKAYSLVDREVGYCQGSAFIVGLLLMQMPEEEAFCVFVRLMQEYRLRELFKPTMAELGLCIYQFEYLLQEQLPELNVHFRSQSFHTSMYASSWFLTLFLTFLPMPVATRIFDIFMYEGLEIIFRVGMAILQYNQTDLIQLDMEGMSQHFQKVIPHQFDSCPDKLILRAYQVKYNPKRMKKLEKEYTTIKNKEMEEQIEIKRLRTENRLLKQRIETLEKESAALADRLIQGQVTRAQEAEENYVIKRELAVVRQQFSVTSQNLEKAQDTIGELQREKYTEQFVTGLQTQLEQSRLQEAELLGALKEMQDKVLDLEKRSSSLPDENNVAQLQDELKLVKLRELETLHSFREMQDTVTELNQRWQHHMSKSGGVGGHWKESPKKNALNELQDKLMGVRLREAQAQAELREVKLKAIQLESQNQIHGKLIGRHEVESAALQERLQQLAGQNKGLQAQLTEMKRKQAELDCKSKEEVMAVRLREADSMAAMAELRQKIAELEIQKEEGLIQGQLNHSDSRQYITQLRDQIGELKNEIRQLRGQRSKFAPSSRDGGGGYPDLCLASPSSAGVDYLSSDEDLLPSPIPPDAMYPALPHPHPSARLDSEGSTDSEAEAHPDHPHHGPSQQLYTSMVCAEVLDN